A stretch of DNA from Dioscorea cayenensis subsp. rotundata cultivar TDr96_F1 chromosome 4, TDr96_F1_v2_PseudoChromosome.rev07_lg8_w22 25.fasta, whole genome shotgun sequence:
CTCAGCAATACCTAATCATGTTATTAACTTGCAAGTTTGCTGTAATGTCTTCAGCTTTTATTATAAACGGGCATTGCATTCATTTTCTTATCTAGTAATAAGTATACTAGTCATGCAATGAATATGACCCCTGTTCATCCTCCTTGTGTTCTAAGTTTCTTGCTTGTGTACCAACACTTTCTCTTGTATGTAGTTCTGTAGGACGAAAATACTATAGGAAGAACAGCAGGAACTAAGGTAATGTGTTCATATCCTTGAATACTCCCGCCCTTCTACTAGATTCCCATTAATGGTatgaatatctatataaatGACCATCTCCTTTTGAAATTTGTTGTCCCAAATTTGATGATATAGTCTCCCACTCTATGACAGTTTTAGCATAACACATGAATTCATTTTTGTTGAAATGGTTAAGAGAAACAATATCTGCAAATTATACTGCAATTGCATAATAGTTTGCACAGCAGTCAGTGCAATCTGAGTTACTAAGTGCTACAAATGTCATCCATGACAACATATGGTTTAGTAAACCTACTAACTAATGGGATGATAAGCTTCAAAATATGCCCATCCCAAAAATTTGCAGACTGGGTTTCACACAGAGTTTCACATCTTTCTCATCTTCTTAACAAAGTGCTATTGCAGTTTctactgtgtttttttttaatgcatcaatttgtttattttattttatttcaggTTAGGCATTGATGAGGAGCTTGTGGAATTGCTAGGCTTGTACTCACCTGTAAGTAGCAAATTGCTGtgttatttatattgttatcCATTTCTCAATTATCATACCTAGCaatacctttctttttttcgCCGTAAACTCTAGCATCTATAAGCTTCCATGTGCGGGATTTATTCTTTTCGTTTTGGATGCTTTCCATGGTGGGCCTTGATACTATTTTCTAGTCTTAACAAGaaacatataattataagtTTCAGTTAAGTCTTCTCCAGGTACATTGTACTGATCTTTGTGTCTGTTTAGATTCCTGTGACTTATGCTGGTGGTGTCACAACAATGGCCGACTTAGAGAGGATAAAGGCAGCAGGCAGTGGGCGTGTCGATGTCACAGTCGGTAGTGCTTTGGACATATTTGGAGGCAATCTAGCTTATACAGATGTGGTTGCATGGCATAAAATGCAAGTCATGGCAGTGAAATAACCACAAAAGGATCTGGACTCACCTGAAACTAATAAACCAGTGAGTTTCTTCCCTCATTTTCATTTCCAATGGCATGGCAAGAACTGGTTAATCCCCCAAAAGCTAatagaatttattatttagaagAGCTTATTTTAGGAATAATAATGCAAATCACTTTTCAGACTTACTGCTTCTTGACCAAATATTCCCTTTCGATCTACTCTGTTATAAAGCTAGAGATGGTTAGAGATGGTCAGGCTGGTTTATGAAGATATGAATTTGGGAACTGGCATTTGTTCTTCACGTATTCATACTTAACCTAGTTTTATGAAGCTCTTTAAAAGCCATGTGACCAGGCAATAGTGTTGAAGATTTCAGCTGTTGAAGCAGGATTGTTATTTTGTGAAACAATGTTGGCTTTTTAATTGTCAGTTTGAATAAATTATCTTAATGAAGTGCATTTTTCTAGTGGATAATTTTGAGTCATAGATTATATTCAGTAGAGTAATTGAATCAATCTCAGCCGTCCAAGTCCATTTCTATTATATCTACGGTtgagaaaacaaaaacttaaactaATCCCCAGACCACCAAATTGTTCCTATCTCTTTCATCTTAACCCCTCTACATTTTCTTTGTcgaaatatatatgtatatatatatatatatatatagccaggAGTAACAACATTCCATTAATTTTGCATATTTATGCCGCTTTACTGAATTTTTTTGCAGATGATATTTTGCCACTATATCTTTCCAATCCCACCttcaaattttagaataaaaccatgaaaaaaataataattttttttttaaaaaataagcctCTCTACGTTCATTCACAAGTTGGAGAagtcttttttaattaaaaaaaaaatcaatcaaaacatgtcATGAAGCTCAAATAACTTATAAACTTCTAAATAAATTCgattctaattttaatttaacggAAATCAAATATATCAATTAGTTACCTAATTAGTTGagatcataataattattttttattttttatttattaaaactaaaaaaaaatcctccatTTCCCAACCAAACCATGCAAAAATAATCaaactctaataataataataataaatttggggtgttatatataattttgctcCTCTCTCTCTACTTAAAATAGCCATTGACGACCATTTTGAGAGAGAGCGAGAGGAAGACGAGGAGGAGGTCGTCAATGGCGGAGACGGTGGTCGTCTTCGACTTCGATAAGACGCTCATCAACTGCGACAGTGATGACTGGGTGATCAGAGAGTTCGGCTTAGCGGAGCTCTTCAAGCAGCTCATGTTCACCATGCCCTGGAACTCTCTTATAGTATCACCTTTCTCTTTTCCCATCCGTTCCATCCCAAAGTTCCCATCTTTCTCCATTTCTAGTAGTGATgttcttttgtattttgatttattttcttaggATAGGATGATGAATGAGCTCCATTCTCAAGGGAAGACCGTGGAAGCCATTGCCGATTGCCTCAAGAGAGCTCCTTTGGATCCTCATGTTGTCAATGCCATCAAATTCGCGTTTGATCTTGGGTATGGGTTCTATgagtgttatttttattgatttgagtTTTGGTTATGGATTTTGTTGGGTGATTCATGGGTTTCAGGTGTGATATGAGGGTTATCAGTGATGCcaacatcttcttcattgaGACCATTCTCAAGCACCATGGGATTATTGGGTGCTTCTCTGAGATCAATTCAAATCCTTTCCTTGTTGATGAAAATGGGAGGCTTAGGATCTTGCCTTACCATGATTTTACTACCTCTCCTCATGGTTGCAGTCTCTGTCCTCCAAATATGTGCAAGGTATACCATCTCTCTAAATTTGTATTGATCATATGATTCTGATTATTTTGTAATCCAAATCTTTTTCAGTTGAgcaaattcatgtttttcttccAATTGTTAGTATAATTGGTGGTTTAATTATCATCTTTGTGATGCTGCTGTTGTGCTTGCAAAAACTGTAATTTCTAGCAGTTTTGCAGATAAGCATGTACAGTATATTAGCCCTTTAACGTTTGAACAAATGTTtaatgtgtatgtatatgtgtatttCATAATGGTATGATTctgattgattttgattttcatgatttattGGAACATTGATAGTTTAGCTGTCATCTCTTTGCTGGTTctgttgttattaaaaaattgtaaattttgttcTTCTCCTAACTTTCTAAAAATGCTTGCTTTATGAGTTTCTGAATGTCTAAAAGCTCCACTGAGCCAGATCTTCAGACAAAAGGTGAAATATAGAAAAGCCATGATTCACAGACAACTTTGAGATTCAATTCATGATGCACACTAAGTTTTCTGTATGTCAATCTGCATTTCAGAATTGATCTTTCATACATACTTGTTAGTAAATAATCTTGTACTGGAAATCTAAAAATCAGTAAGCATAACATGCAGGATAGTTTTATATGGTTCACCAATTAAGGTACTACTACTGCCTCCATATGCAAGCCAGTTTGTCTGATCAATGTATTGGACCTTCCATTGTCTTTGTGATCAACAATGTCAGCTggaaatatgagaaatttcatCTAGTATGACACTTAATATAATCAGGGAAAAGTCATTGAGCGGATTCGAGCATCAGTATCTGGGAAGAGGAAGCAGTTCATCTATATAGGTGATGGTATGGGAGACTACTGCCCTTCCCTCAAACTTACTGAAGGAGACCATGTGATGCCGAGGAAAAACTACCCTCTATGGAAGCGCATCAATGACAATGCTCAGCTCATTAAGGCTGCAATCCACGAATGGAGCAATGGCGAAGAGCTTGAGAAAACTCTCCTTCATCTAGTTCATGGTTCAATGCCTGCTAAATAGCTCAACAATTCAGGGCCTCCAATGAATCACAGGTCCTTCCTGTTTCTCATTAACCATTGTTACATTATTGTGATTTAGATGCTTTAGTATTAAGTATCATACTGAATGAATGTTTCTCAATGCCTGTATGCTGTGAAAGATGATGTCTATTTAATTTGCAATGCAAATAAAATCTAGTTATTTGGTGTTTAGATGGTGTTCTTACTGCATTCGCATACTGCTGAAACTAGTTAATTTATGTCATTAGGTTGCAGGGATTAATAGGAGATGGTTCAGTGATTTCTCTCTTATTAGCTAATCAAAGATTAGTTCTGAAtatagagtaaattttttgggtgAGGACCCTACTTTTGCTTCATTATTTGagcactttcaatttgtatcaaaatgaatacaaatctttaattttgtttctccgGCGGAGCAATTGGGGGTTTCTGATTAAAAACCAGTGAGCATAGACACCGGAATGATGTTGTGGACACCCAACTATGCATCATGTTTACTTGAGAATATCTTCTTCACTGTTGTTTGCAAGTCTATTTTACCATCTGTATCCACTAATAAAGCTTCAATAGAGGcaataatttagatatttaccacaataattcataattgcatatatatatatatgccttgcAAAAGTCATAATTGTGAAcattatgtgaaaaaaatggtgACTTGTACTTGCATAAATTccaaaattataacatttttaGCGGTATACATGGAAAGGAAAAGTAACCTTTTTAAGCTTCACGGGAACTTCCATGGACTTAATTAGTGCTTTGAGTCCAccctaaaaagaaaaggatgaacATGAGAATCATGAacatcttttctttattttaatcagTTCATAAATAATGTCGATGTACATATGATTGTTCTGACTACAACTGAATCTGATAGTATTTGCTGGTATCTCATCCTCCTAGTATCTACAAAAAGTCCGAAACAGCAAGGAAACCACTTTCCACACACCTTTATCAGTACTCTTAAAACTTATACAGAGACCTTAGTCTTTATTGGCTTAAGCTTCACACCCATGCTCTCCGGCGACAAAAGCTCCGGGGAGATGCACAATGGACTTAGGGGACTCCTCGGGCTCCCAATGAACTGGCATGGTCTGAAGAACCCATACCAAGCGAAGAAGTATTCCATTGGTATTAGCATTGCATGCGGTTGCTCCTCCGTGACCAATGATCCACAAGCTTTGACCTGACATCATTGTTTAGTCAGAGTAAAAATTAAGCAATCACCATTTGAATAGAATCGGATATAATAGAATACCTCTACAAATGCACAATATCTTTGATTCAATCTCGAGCTCATGTGGGTAGCTTCAGAATGGAACATAGAGTTCTCGCCTGCAATTATCAGTGTTCGGCATTGTAGTTTTTTCAATACTTCAGTTATGTCATTTCTcctgaaaattaattaaaaacattttatgacAAGTGTAATCAAATTATTAACTAGAAGGATTTGGCCAATACCTGTTAATTGACTCAAGAAATCTCCACACATTTGTGCTTTGTCTTTCATTTAGAAACTGcagaaaaaaaagcataaacaataaaattaccCGTAGAAAAAACAATACAGCTTCTTCTCCATGCAAACAAGAGTGACAATAACACACATACTCTTCTACAGGCCTGTACAGTATCGGACTCCCGGGCCTGTCTACTGCCTCGAACtccctaaaataaaaaacccataaacataataataagattCTGTAGATTGACCATGATGAGATAGGAAATCGATGGGAATTTTCTAATACCTTGCTAAAATATCTCTGAAGTAAGCATTCTTTTGTCAAGCCACACATTCCATAGTAGTAGAGTAAATTAGACATTGCCTGAAAATTCGGATTTCAGTTAAAGATTGACATACTTACTATTAGCCAATGTTGAGAAGAACAGTATAAGATCGTATACCTTATTGTAAAACCATTCCGTCCAAGAAGGTGCCTTACTTAAAGGTGAGATGAGTAGCAAACCAAGAACTCGCTTTCTATATTTTATCTAAAAAAGCAATGggcaaaaacaaatcagaaaacACATCGTGCACAATGTTTTCAGGCATTGTTGCAAAAGAGACATACAGCAAAAACAGTGAGAACATGAGCACCGGCGATGGCTCCTAAACACATCACTGGACCCAATCTGAAATACAGCAAACCATTGAATCATATACAAATGGAAATCaagaggaaataaaaataaaggttttTAAAGTATTACCCAAAGAAATCAAGAACATCAGCGACCTGATCTGCTAAGTCATCAATGGAAGGAATTGGGATATCAAAAGAAATTGGAGCAGCACCTAACTGCAAGAACTCTTGAGAAGATGACAACCGAAATCATGAGAGCTGAATACTTTAGAATGATATCTATCCTAATGCGGTTCACAAAATGTTCACAAGGGACTGGAAGAAGCACTGACCTCATGCCCTGGAGGATTGATGTTATATATGCAGAAATTGTGAAGAAGTAGAGAAGCAGCTTCAGGGCAAAAAAACAATCCTTGAAAGCAGGACATATCTGGTTGTGCCCAcccaccaaaaaataaaaaggataagTTGACACATTTTGAGCATCAATACTACAACAAAATGGGAGTTGTGAAAATAgatagagagaaaagagaagataacAAATATCAGCAGTAGGAAAAGTAATCCAAATGCTATAAAATGCAGGTCATGAAGATTATGTTTAACAAAAATGGCAAAAGAATGTCATTACCAGTTGGAAAATACTGCATTCTAGCATGGAATACGATCATAGTTATATGCAGTATACAGATATGGACAAACTACAAACACAATATAAGGAAGAAGACAAGGTGAAAAGTAAATAGCAGTCACAATAAAAGTCAGGGATGGACTTACAATTTAAAGCTACATCTGGATAAGTAACGAGTGcagtcttctcttgatctcCAAATACTGTAACAGATACCAAGCCATGGCGGGTTTGTATGATATGCTCCTGAAGAAGCCATTTTTGAATCATGGATAAGTCATTACAATCACAAAATACAAAAGGTGAAAGTGCAATTTTGGTACtaactataatcctatattcATTGTGCTTAGTGAACCCAAAAGAGGTTTTAAGAATAGTTCAGAAACAGTGAATAATTTTAGTCCATTCCAAAATTTCTGtttacaaataaaatgaatagaTCGGCACAATTTATGGTCCAAGAGTGCAATGATAGcgacaaataatttcataaatggccatgacataataaaaaaatagatcaatCAAATATTCTTAAAATGACAAGGGAATAACATCATATATGATCTTACTCAAAAACATTCACGACAGCAAATGTGCAAGAATTCATAGTGGCATGACCTCATAACACTAGCAGATTCTAAAATAGGCCTTGATTTGCAATCTGAGGTTATTAAAGTAGATAATGGTTAAGTGTTGATCTCACATTGCTTCAGTGCCCAAGTGGTTGAAAAAGCTACAAACATTACAACTTTATATCAATATCTTTCTAACAATGAATGCTACCATTACAATTGGGAAAGATTCCTTCTAATCTTTCTTTTATCTTATGTCTCTCTTGTATTTCTTTCTAGGCAATTCACAAGCTAATTTCAAATAAGCCATTTCTCAAACTTCTGAACAACACCTCATCAGTGAAAGTgaccctttattttttatttgttattattattattattattattattattattatttttatatcatcaGAAATATATTCACATTGCACTTAGCCGAATGAACAACTATTAGTCAAGAAAGATATGTTAAGGCTTTACTTCATTAAAAACATGGGCCCCTGGTGATAGATAGAGTACTACAGCTAATCTAAAAGTACTTCAATGAGCTTTGAATTATAAATctatattatcaatatttaatcACACAAGCcattttaaaaagcaaaaactAAACCAGgaccaaataattaataattcaagaAAAGCAGCCCAGAAAGAAAAAGGGGATGAGCCAAATGACAGTAACAGTTCAGTACCAAAAAAAAGATGTCCTAATATGTGCCTGATCATAGAAACAGAAAAATATACGCATAAATAAACAAAGCAGTACAATAATACAAAGTTCTTGTCCAGTATATTCGGAGACAGATTCTTAAAAGATACagttttttatatcaattaattaaattcatgAAACATCAAGCAATACATCAATGCCAAAGCTCAACAATGAAGAAAGGTCTACAATTCCAacaaaatttgataatttctcTCTTCATCAGACAGTAAAGTTATTTGAGTAAAAACGATAAAAGTGATTATCCttggtttttgataaaaaaatgggtgcttttcaatcaaaaagtaAACTTCAAAAGCTGAAAAACAACATCATGTttcccacaaaaaaaaatgctgTGAAATCATCATATATCATCAAATCCCAAAAACAATGaactttgatttgaaaaaaCAAGATCCACAACTAAGAAGCAAGAAATACCTCAAAATCCAACTTAGAACAAAGCAAATTGAAAAACCAAACAGAACCCAAACATCATAAAATAGGCAAACACAAACAGAACAAGAGCAACACAAACCCACCATCaatcaacaagaaaagaaaacaaagtttccATTAATGagatttttcaaagaaaaagaacaagaggCTCATCAAACAAGGGTTTTCAGACAAAACCAAACACAATGCCGATGGATTGGGAAAGCTCTAAGTCTCTAACCTCGCCGCCGAACAAGACCCCCTCCACGTCTATGGATACGGAGCCGCTCGACTGCCCCATTccgacctctctctctctctctctctctctctctctctttcttctatTTTGTTCTATTTGGTTCGGTTTTTATAGGAAATGAACCGGTCGAGAGATCGGTTCAAATAAACCGCGAATCGAATCCGGTTCAGTCCCACCGACGCTGGATCACAGCTCGTCTGTCACTCCAGCTGGCAAATTCAAGTACATTGGTAAGCTCACCGGTGGTGATCAGAACAATGACTGTTTGACGAAAATACCCCTATGCGAACCACTGGCGGgaaaattatctttattatagtgtttattttaattttattctcaaATTTCAATTGCCCAAAACTCctgatatattttttcaaaatatctaaaaagtcctcaaatttatataaattgcttttttaaattaaagaaactattattttttaattattttttaaaattatctagtCTTTTTCTATCATTGATGATATGGAAAAAAATCTTGATCGATCACTGGCTGAGTCGATGAGTGCGTGGGCTTCGTGAGAAACCCAGATCGAATCCCATGTCCCACGAGGTGAGGATACGTGGGTTGGTCTGCTTTCCCACATCACGTCCCCGACTTTATCTTTTAAATGGGGCGTTTATcgtttatttgtaaaaaaatcttatagatattagaatgtatttttttaataaaatatggacAAGTCAGATGTTAAAAATATACACGACTGAAGTTGGACCAATTTTCTCAATGCGACATTAATGTTCTCCTCAGGGGATATGTTGTCAATCAACTAAAAGATCATTagcatttatgtattttattctAATATTGAATATGTGCTTTGTAATGTTAAATTTATATcattgttaattaaaataaaaattatttaaaaataataataaatcagtAAAACTAAGCCAAATTAATTTGAGAGTCTTAGTTTAAAGTATACTTTATGTGAAGACTTAtagaaatacaaatatataactAAACTTTTTactatcttaaaaataaaacacttaatataaaatcaaaataaaaaaatacattataagAAAATCTTTCAACCGCTTGCAACTAAAGCATTTTTATTAAACTCACTCAAATTGAAATATATttagagttttataaataaaccatttacgattgaaaaaaaaatgtataatcaATAGTATCATTTTAGTACGTTGGGTAAgtgctaaatatttttttatttttttaactacacttaaataaaatgaaaagggTTGGGGTGTAAATAAACAGAGTAATGGAGGgggaatatataattttacagAAAAAAAGCAAAGGAGTGAAAAGTAACTTTAATGTGTGTCCGGGGTTTTGAAGGGAAATCCCTTTGATGATGTCCTTTTTAGGTCCCACTGTAATAACACGTTTTCAATGATCATAATTAGTCTTCAGAGTTCACTcatgttttctaattttttattttattttattttttttggcctGAATTTCGATTATAAAAGatttatatgtaattacaaatttttcaagtgtttaaataggaaaaaaaaaagtatttgcAATATATCATAATGCTTTTTGTCAAATTCTGTTTGGCATGCCAAAACTATTCTGTGGTTAAcagcatattaaaaataaatattttgtgtgatGTGTATAGTAATCGAGTGATGTAA
This window harbors:
- the LOC120258416 gene encoding thiamine phosphate phosphatase-like protein produces the protein MAETVVVFDFDKTLINCDSDDWVIREFGLAELFKQLMFTMPWNSLIDRMMNELHSQGKTVEAIADCLKRAPLDPHVVNAIKFAFDLGCDMRVISDANIFFIETILKHHGIIGCFSEINSNPFLVDENGRLRILPYHDFTTSPHGCSLCPPNMCKGKVIERIRASVSGKRKQFIYIGDGMGDYCPSLKLTEGDHVMPRKNYPLWKRINDNAQLIKAAIHEWSNGEELEKTLLHLVHGSMPAK
- the LOC120258414 gene encoding protein NDL1-like; this translates as MGQSSGSVSIDVEGVLFGGEEHIIQTRHGLVSVTVFGDQEKTALVTYPDVALNYMSCFQGLFFCPEAASLLLHNFCIYNINPPGHELGAAPISFDIPIPSIDDLADQVADVLDFFGLGPVMCLGAIAGAHVLTVFAIKYRKRVLGLLLISPLSKAPSWTEWFYNKAMSNLLYYYGMCGLTKECLLQRYFSKGVRGSRQARESDTVQACRRFLNERQSTNVWRFLESINRRNDITEVLKKLQCRTLIIAGENSMFHSEATHMSSRLNQRYCAFVEVKACGSLVTEEQPHAMLIPMEYFFAWYGFFRPCQFIGSPRSPLSPLCISPELLSPESMGVKLKPIKTKVSV